The following DNA comes from Rhodanobacter sp. AS-Z3.
GGCCGTCCATGGCGAACCGTGCTGGAGATAGCTATGAAAGTAAGCACTGTGCACAGCAGTTTCCGGCGAGACTGCGACAACGACACCGCTTGCCACGCTTGCGAAAGCGCCAGATGCACCCAGCCCCTGCCCGGTCAGCGCGAAGCAGGCGAGCAGCACCAGGCCCAAGCACACGCCGGTCGCATGGGGGTCGGCATAAGGACGGAGCGCGGGCATCCTCAGAGCTCAACCGGCAAATCGCGCATCGTCCAATCTTCGAACGAGCCGTCGTAAAGCACAGCATCAATCCCCACGGCACGCGCTGCGAAGAGCACCGCGGTTGCCTGCTGGCCAATGTGGCAATAGGCGATCACCCGATCGCCCGGTTCGACGCCGGCCTTGCGAAACAAGCCAAGCAGTTCGGCGGGTGTCTTGAGGGTCAGATCATCGTTGGTGATGCCGGTGAAGGGCACGTTGTGCGCGCCGGGAATGTGACCGCGATGGTGGTGGCCATCCGCACCGCTCTCTTCGAGGCCGTCGTAGTACATCGCGGCACGCGCATCGATGAGAACGTAGCCCGGCTGCCGGGCGTGCGCACGCACGAACGCGGCGTCGACGATGGTCGGCTGAAGGTTGAAGGGCGTCAGCGTTCCCGGCTGCGTGACTGCAGTGACCAGGTCGGTCAGCGTCCGGCCCTCGCGGCGCCACTTCGGCATGCCGCCGTCAAGCAGGTCGGCATGCGCTGCCAGTCCGGCCGATTGCAGCGTGAACACTATCCGCGTCGCCACGGAAACCTGATTGTTTCCAAAGTACACCACGACGCGGGAGCCGTCGGAGATACCGAGGCCCTGCAGTCGCTGGCGCAATTCCGGCGCCGTCGGCATTTCCAGCGAAAGTTCGCCCGAGGTAGCGGCGACGTCGGCAAGCCTGACCAAGTGCGCCCCCGGAATGTGCGCGGACTTGTACTGCGACTCTTCGCCGACCTGCAGCAGCACAAGGTTCGAGTCGTGCAAGTGACTTTCCAGCCACGCTGTAGATACCCATGGCGCGGATTGCGCGGTGGCCTGCGGGGCTGCTTCTGCGTGCGTACGGTGCGGCAAGGTCGTGGCACCGAAGAGGATCGCAAACGCAACGGCGGCCTTGCCCGGAATCTTGATCTGCATGGTCTCTCCCAATTTCGTGTGTGCGACAGATATAGGGCACGCAGGAGTGCAGCGGGGTGGGCATGCGATGAAACCGGTCGACGATGCGATGAACCGGTCAATGCGCGGATGGTTCGCGGGCGCGATCGCGCTTGCTTTGCTAACGTGTTGCCTATGGATTTACCCAATGACGACTTGCATTCCCGACTGCCGCGAAGCGTGCTGTCGGACCTCGGCAGCTGGACGCTCTACCAGAACTTCCGCACCTTCACCTGGCCCTGGTTGCTCCGCCGGGGCATCGTGTTGTGGCCTTTGGCAGCTCTCGCCGGTTGCACCTATGCCACCTGGCATGCGTCGGCCATGGGTGGGTGGGCAGACTGGCCTGGACTGGCACTCCGGACATGCATTGCATCGTTGATCGCCGTGTCGGCCGGTCCCTTGCTTGCCACGCTGATCAGGCATTGGCGTCTGCCGCTGGCCGTGGAGCGCTTGCTGGTGCTGTTGGCGATCATGCTCGGACTATGGATAGGAACCATTGCACTGGACTGGGTGGGTGCTTATCACGCCCATCTCATGCAGGCCTATTCCGGACGCCCCACGGGACCCAACCTGATCGGTCAGACCGTTTCAAACTTTCTCGCTGCCACCATCAACGCGTCCGTCCTTGTGCTGATCGTGGCGGGCGGAGGTCTCGCCGCCATCTACTATCTCGGCGAACAGCGACGTATCGCCCAATACGCAGCCGGTCGCCAGATCGAAGGCCTGCGCGCGGAACGCAACGCAGCCGACATGCGCCTGGCTGTCCTGCAGGCGCAGATTGAACCGCACTTCCTCTTCAACACACTGGCTTCCGTGAGATCGCTGATCGCCAATGAACCCGAACGTGCGGCAAAAACCATCGACGCGCTTGCGGCGTATTTACGCGTCGCGCTGCCGCGCATCCGCACAACAGGCATCGAGGAAGCCACGCTCGGTCGCCAGATCGATTTGTGCCTGGGCTATCTAGAGATCATGAATGTCCGTACGGCCGGCCGTATCAAGGTTCATCTCGATGCGAGCGACGATGTCCGCGCGCTGCCGTTCCCTCCATTGATCCTGCTGACGCTGGTGGAGAACGCGATGACCCACGGCATCGAGCCGAAACCCGGACCCGGCATGATCGCGATCATCGCCGGCACCGTGGATGGATTCCTGAGCGTGAGCGTCGAAGACAACGGCATGGGATTGCAGCCTGGCACCACGCCCGGCCTGGGCCTCGCGAATGTTCGCGCCCAGCTCCGCGATCGTTTCGGAACACGTGCGAGTTTCGACATCGCATCACGTGCCGGAGGCGGGGTGAGCGCACGCATCCAAGTTCCGCTCACGTTCCCATGACCGCACCCATCACCGCCCTCATCGCCGGAGACGAGAAACCGCAGCGCACGGAGCTGCGCGGCATGCTGGCAGCCCTGTGGCCGGAACTGACGATCGTCGCGGAATGCGAGGATGGCATCAGCGCGCTCGATGCGTGGACATCGAAGAAACCGGACGTTGCCTTCCTCGACATCCGCATGCCGGGACTGGGTGGCATCGAGGTTGCGCGGCAGGCTGAAAGTCCAGCCCAGGTCGTCTTCATCACCGCTCATGACGAATTCGCGGTGAAGGCCTTCGACGCTGGCGCCATCGACTACCTGCTGAAACCGATCCGCACCGATCGCCTTACCGAAACGGTGAAACGTTTGCGTAGCCGTCAGTCCGCAACGCAAGTCGATCTGCCGGCATTGATCGACAGCCTTGCAGGCCGGTTGACGCGAGCGGACACGATCACTTGGATTACCGCAAGCATTGGCGATACCGTCCGGATGATC
Coding sequences within:
- a CDS encoding rhodanese-like domain-containing protein, translating into MQIKIPGKAAVAFAILFGATTLPHRTHAEAAPQATAQSAPWVSTAWLESHLHDSNLVLLQVGEESQYKSAHIPGAHLVRLADVAATSGELSLEMPTAPELRQRLQGLGISDGSRVVVYFGNNQVSVATRIVFTLQSAGLAAHADLLDGGMPKWRREGRTLTDLVTAVTQPGTLTPFNLQPTIVDAAFVRAHARQPGYVLIDARAAMYYDGLEESGADGHHHRGHIPGAHNVPFTGITNDDLTLKTPAELLGLFRKAGVEPGDRVIAYCHIGQQATAVLFAARAVGIDAVLYDGSFEDWTMRDLPVEL
- a CDS encoding histidine kinase, which encodes MDLPNDDLHSRLPRSVLSDLGSWTLYQNFRTFTWPWLLRRGIVLWPLAALAGCTYATWHASAMGGWADWPGLALRTCIASLIAVSAGPLLATLIRHWRLPLAVERLLVLLAIMLGLWIGTIALDWVGAYHAHLMQAYSGRPTGPNLIGQTVSNFLAATINASVLVLIVAGGGLAAIYYLGEQRRIAQYAAGRQIEGLRAERNAADMRLAVLQAQIEPHFLFNTLASVRSLIANEPERAAKTIDALAAYLRVALPRIRTTGIEEATLGRQIDLCLGYLEIMNVRTAGRIKVHLDASDDVRALPFPPLILLTLVENAMTHGIEPKPGPGMIAIIAGTVDGFLSVSVEDNGMGLQPGTTPGLGLANVRAQLRDRFGTRASFDIASRAGGGVSARIQVPLTFP
- a CDS encoding LytTR family DNA-binding domain-containing protein, which translates into the protein MTAPITALIAGDEKPQRTELRGMLAALWPELTIVAECEDGISALDAWTSKKPDVAFLDIRMPGLGGIEVARQAESPAQVVFITAHDEFAVKAFDAGAIDYLLKPIRTDRLTETVKRLRSRQSATQVDLPALIDSLAGRLTRADTITWITASIGDTVRMISVEDVVLFQSEEKYTRVATAKDSAFIRTPLKDLMLKLDPEVFWRIHRNAIVRVSAIRQVKPDGDGRFLVWLHGMAEPLRVSDAYRHLFRAM